Proteins from one Candidatus Zixiibacteriota bacterium genomic window:
- a CDS encoding response regulator, which yields MPKKIMIVDDEEDMRIYLQTIFRKAGYDTDIAVNGEEALQNISFIKPDLITLDILMPQKSGLNFFEMIRNTKTNKRIPIIVVSGVSGHSEFFSNNKDSDITAYLEKPIKPDELVAKAKKLLGD from the coding sequence ATGCCAAAAAAAATCATGATCGTCGATGATGAAGAAGATATGAGAATATATCTGCAAACAATCTTCCGCAAAGCAGGCTATGATACCGATATTGCTGTTAACGGCGAGGAGGCGCTGCAAAACATAAGCTTTATTAAACCGGATTTGATTACTCTGGATATTCTAATGCCGCAGAAAAGCGGCTTAAATTTTTTTGAGATGATTAGAAACACCAAAACGAATAAAAGAATTCCGATAATTGTCGTTTCCGGTGTTTCAGGCCATAGCGAATTTTTCAGCAATAATAAAGATTCGGATATTACAGCGTATCTCGAAAAGCCTATTAAGCCTGATGAATTAGTGGCAAAGGCCAAAAAATTGCTCGGAGATTAA